From a region of the Paenibacillus sp. FSL R10-2734 genome:
- a CDS encoding ornithine cyclodeaminase family protein, with protein MLVINQNEVAELLAMESCITVMESVLKDLSAGQAIQSLRQVLPLHKGNLIGLMPGYLQGEEVAGAKIISVFPSNHGSNLPSHQGLVTLFDSSTGVLKAVVDGQKITAIRTAAVSAVATRYLAREDAEVLAILGTGEQAKSHLEAMLLVRSIREVRVWSRTLAKARAFQEELGRKYDVEIVVVESVQEAVHAADIICTVTASTEPVLKGEWLKAGAHINAVGACRPADRELDSETVRLAKLYVDRLESTHNESGDYLIPLKEGMITSGHIIGEIGELISGSIEGRTTADEITLFKGLGLAIEDLAAANFIYNEAVRLHKGIEIAF; from the coding sequence ATGCTAGTCATTAATCAAAATGAAGTAGCTGAGCTTTTAGCTATGGAGTCTTGCATCACAGTTATGGAATCCGTATTGAAGGACTTGTCCGCAGGACAAGCCATACAGAGCTTAAGACAAGTACTCCCGCTGCACAAGGGCAATCTGATTGGCTTAATGCCGGGATATTTGCAGGGTGAAGAAGTGGCAGGCGCCAAAATCATCAGTGTGTTTCCTAGTAATCACGGGAGTAATCTCCCTTCCCATCAAGGTCTTGTTACCTTATTCGATTCTTCTACCGGCGTTCTGAAAGCTGTTGTAGATGGACAAAAGATAACAGCAATTCGCACAGCCGCAGTTAGCGCAGTAGCCACTCGTTATCTGGCCAGAGAAGATGCAGAGGTGCTTGCCATTCTTGGCACTGGAGAACAAGCCAAAAGCCATCTGGAAGCGATGCTGCTGGTTCGATCAATTCGTGAGGTTAGGGTATGGAGCAGAACACTTGCGAAGGCAAGAGCTTTTCAAGAAGAGCTGGGCCGTAAATATGATGTAGAAATCGTTGTTGTAGAGTCTGTTCAAGAGGCAGTTCATGCGGCAGATATCATTTGTACCGTAACAGCATCCACAGAGCCAGTACTCAAAGGAGAATGGCTGAAGGCCGGAGCACATATCAATGCGGTTGGAGCCTGCAGACCAGCAGATCGTGAGCTGGATTCGGAGACTGTTCGGTTAGCTAAGTTATATGTAGATCGTTTGGAATCCACGCATAATGAATCCGGGGATTACTTAATTCCACTAAAAGAAGGCATGATCACTTCAGGTCATATTATCGGTGAAATCGGTGAACTGATCAGTGGCAGTATTGAGGGCAGAACTACAGCTGATGAGATCACTCTTTTTAAAGGACTTGGGCTTGCGATAGAGGATTTAGCAGCAGCAAACTTCATTTATAATGAAGCTGTTAGATTACATAAAGGTATCGAAATTGCATTCTAA
- a CDS encoding BofC C-terminal domain-containing protein, translated as MSRIKKQLWQRWRRWRKALWVGAACLALTILAWRSMQVPEEISGLLTDSSWTDGAESELAAAVFKVGVDSGEEKEKGTKNNEQLLQTITQSGLSRTVHLKITYVSGEEVQTLPGVKNPLQLKKIINEHPAWSGWISSEGDLWLEQKVNDLSTLTKKEAYIGVDAFGNLSLFKGPPAQEKVLKTFFQMDMGSLKSSLPESIWKELHDGIRVQDIEEYNSVLSTFSDYAREASEHVMQNKQ; from the coding sequence GTGTCGCGCATAAAAAAACAACTTTGGCAGCGATGGAGACGTTGGAGAAAGGCGCTTTGGGTAGGAGCCGCTTGTTTAGCTCTTACTATATTGGCTTGGCGCAGTATGCAGGTGCCTGAGGAAATCAGTGGACTACTGACGGATTCTAGTTGGACGGATGGTGCCGAAAGCGAGTTGGCCGCAGCTGTATTTAAAGTAGGCGTGGACAGCGGTGAGGAGAAAGAGAAGGGCACCAAAAATAACGAACAACTGTTGCAGACGATCACTCAAAGCGGACTCAGCAGAACCGTTCATTTAAAAATAACTTATGTATCTGGGGAAGAAGTTCAGACGTTGCCGGGCGTAAAGAACCCACTTCAGCTTAAGAAAATAATCAATGAACACCCTGCATGGAGCGGTTGGATCAGCAGCGAGGGAGATTTGTGGCTGGAACAAAAAGTGAATGATCTATCGACCCTAACGAAAAAAGAAGCCTATATCGGTGTCGATGCATTTGGGAATTTGAGTTTATTTAAAGGGCCGCCGGCACAGGAAAAGGTTCTGAAGACCTTTTTTCAAATGGATATGGGTTCCTTGAAATCCTCTCTGCCCGAAAGTATTTGGAAAGAGCTTCATGATGGAATACGTGTTCAGGATATTGAAGAGTACAACAGTGTGTTGTCCACCTTCAGTGACTATGCGCGTGAGGCATCTGAGCATGTCATGCAGAACAAGCAATAG
- the ruvB gene encoding Holliday junction branch migration DNA helicase RuvB — MDDRIISANLMMDEQAVELSLRPRYLGEYIGQNQVKENLKIYIEAAKMRSEALDHVLLYGPPGLGKTTLANIIANELGVNLRTTSGPAIERPGDLAALLTNLQEGDVLFIDEIHRLHRTVEEVMYPAMEDFALDIMIGKGPSARSVRLDLPPFTLIGATTRAGLLSAPLRDRFGVVSRLEFYTIDELSYIVARNADLLGIEIVGDAAEEIALRSRGTPRIANRLLKRVRDFAQVRGDGIITPEISGEALKMLQVDPRGLDSIDHKMLRAMISSFRGGPVGLDTIAATIGEESQTIEDVYEPYLLQIGFLQRSPRGRIVTPAAYHHLGLPLPPEQH, encoded by the coding sequence ATGGATGACCGGATTATATCCGCTAATTTGATGATGGACGAGCAGGCGGTAGAATTAAGCTTACGCCCTCGTTATCTGGGAGAATATATCGGACAGAATCAGGTGAAAGAAAACCTGAAGATATATATCGAAGCGGCCAAAATGAGAAGTGAAGCGCTGGATCATGTGCTGCTCTACGGACCTCCGGGTCTTGGTAAAACAACACTCGCGAATATTATCGCAAATGAGCTTGGTGTGAATTTAAGAACAACCTCCGGTCCTGCTATTGAGCGCCCGGGAGATTTAGCCGCTCTGCTGACGAACCTGCAGGAAGGCGATGTGCTTTTCATCGATGAAATTCACCGCTTGCACCGGACGGTGGAGGAGGTTATGTATCCGGCGATGGAGGACTTCGCGCTGGATATTATGATCGGCAAGGGGCCGAGTGCCCGTTCGGTAAGATTGGATCTGCCGCCGTTCACACTTATAGGCGCTACCACCCGTGCTGGCCTACTGTCTGCTCCATTACGTGATCGTTTCGGAGTAGTCAGCCGCTTGGAATTCTATACCATAGATGAGCTCAGCTACATTGTAGCTCGAAATGCAGATCTTTTGGGAATTGAGATTGTCGGTGATGCGGCGGAAGAGATAGCGCTTCGTTCACGAGGAACGCCGCGGATTGCGAACCGACTATTGAAGCGGGTCCGTGATTTCGCCCAAGTGCGCGGAGATGGGATTATAACCCCTGAAATTTCTGGAGAAGCACTGAAGATGCTGCAGGTGGACCCGCGTGGGCTGGACAGCATCGATCATAAGATGTTAAGAGCGATGATTTCAAGCTTTCGTGGCGGTCCTGTTGGTCTGGATACGATTGCTGCTACAATTGGTGAGGAAAGTCAGACGATTGAGGACGTTTATGAACCCTACCTGCTGCAGATAGGATTCTTGCAGCGGAGTCCACGTGGAAGAATTGTAACACCGGCCGCTTATCATCACTTAGGCCTTCCGCTCCCTCCGGAGCAGCACTGA
- a CDS encoding membrane dipeptidase — protein MMSTYEGLYDFKLTEQEEARAVRLHEQNINIDLLFQGPLSPSAIPESVSEKIKALCEPYKDEPMIYSSMPAKMILKLAASGEIPEYKSEWYKSGITAGNRELHLESLDSMITSMAEVQLQFDSADWLIKALTVEDIRAAKRNAHKAGIITAQETDGLGTNLDLLDVLHNFGLRILQLTYNNQNQIGAGCAEQSNAGITNYGKRFIERLNKLGIIVDTGHCGKQTTLDACQYSKTPVIASHTGVEAIYPHMRCKSDEEIIAIAKTGGVIGIFAMPWFVHEDPNHTTIDHVLDHIEYVIRLVGVDHVGIGTDWPMSDVLWSLIYFKEHIAPKLGFAKGDGPSTETVAGLKKYSYFINFTRGLVARGYADEDIAKIMGGNWLRVFEEIWG, from the coding sequence ATGATGAGCACTTATGAAGGTTTATATGATTTCAAGTTGACGGAGCAAGAGGAAGCGCGGGCCGTGCGTTTGCATGAGCAGAATATTAATATTGATTTGCTGTTCCAAGGTCCTTTATCTCCAAGTGCTATTCCAGAGTCTGTGTCCGAAAAAATCAAAGCGCTGTGTGAGCCCTATAAAGATGAGCCGATGATATACAGCAGCATGCCAGCTAAAATGATCTTAAAGCTAGCGGCCAGCGGGGAGATCCCTGAGTATAAAAGTGAATGGTATAAGTCAGGAATTACGGCGGGGAATCGGGAGCTTCATTTAGAATCCTTGGATAGCATGATTACGAGCATGGCTGAGGTTCAGCTTCAGTTCGACTCCGCAGATTGGTTAATTAAAGCTTTAACCGTAGAGGACATCCGTGCAGCCAAGCGTAATGCTCATAAGGCGGGTATTATCACGGCGCAGGAAACGGATGGTCTAGGTACCAATTTGGACCTATTAGATGTGTTACATAATTTCGGCTTAAGAATTCTACAATTAACCTATAACAATCAGAACCAGATCGGTGCAGGCTGTGCAGAACAGTCGAACGCTGGGATTACGAATTATGGAAAAAGATTTATTGAGCGCTTAAACAAGCTGGGGATCATTGTAGATACGGGACATTGCGGAAAACAGACCACGCTCGATGCTTGTCAGTATTCCAAAACTCCGGTCATTGCTTCACACACGGGTGTAGAGGCCATCTATCCACATATGCGCTGCAAAAGTGATGAGGAAATCATCGCGATCGCTAAGACGGGTGGAGTCATCGGTATTTTTGCTATGCCGTGGTTTGTGCATGAAGATCCTAATCATACGACCATTGATCATGTGCTGGATCATATCGAATATGTAATCCGGCTTGTAGGCGTGGATCATGTTGGAATCGGAACCGATTGGCCGATGAGCGATGTGCTCTGGTCATTGATTTATTTTAAAGAACATATTGCACCTAAGCTAGGATTCGCCAAAGGAGACGGACCTTCTACTGAAACCGTTGCTGGGCTTAAAAAATATAGTTATTTTATCAACTTCACTAGAGGTTTAGTGGCGCGCGGTTATGCGGATGAGGATATTGCAAAGATCATGGGTGGCAACTGGCTGCGCGTATTTGAAGAAATTTGGGGATAG
- a CDS encoding CocE/NonD family hydrolase: MTTYLNNTTFNFYCSGIYSGKIHFTKQQIMHAKVDPRRRTQMQDNVLDSQFKTVLPFQKIHEHIDTYAKAEWVNDEVVLGNGDLYQKHIQYQAVIDGHELTSQVWALRKETALDIVTLDGEIIAFLTPNRYGIELIVKAGYEKLTPLVVYDDPLLSKPEYGVNDLGTDLIPMRDGVRLATDVFLPEGIQPGTKLPTILVRTCYDRNGKKEIFMRWANKGYAVVSQDVRGRADSEGELIPFYNERDDGYDTIDWIIAQEWSDGNVGMWGASYLGFVVVSAATSGHPNLKAVVDEVNVGSPFVDTARKGGTLCSWPLLSWTLAQSVGTRTDFDIFGGITVNPEAAVDARPIKEIPQQMIGKASGPWDLWSQHPEYDDFWRNCTFTERGDQVQVPMYVISGWYDGDSPGVSETWRMLTEHNVPNRKIRLGAWEHGPNRARDYEGVSFGNDAVVYDYDVSVLRWFDRYLKGIPNGIDQEPRASYYVVGENQWRTSEDWTPVEATTTPFYLSSGGRANSGHGDGKLLSAPEEHSPEDTYVYNPNDPMNDSGEREPENLRKYELRNDILVYTSEVLTEELTIAGELSAVIYAASTGKDTDWVVTLSDVNEQGDSIRLSNYIVRAKYRHGFDAPELLTPGQVEEYDIFMPNIAHRFAVGHRIRFSITSSSKFVAFPNTNTGGNPYEDTEAITVLQTIYHNSKYPSHVKLPIVPNA; the protein is encoded by the coding sequence ATGACAACATATTTGAACAATACTACATTTAACTTCTACTGTTCGGGCATTTATTCAGGAAAAATACATTTTACGAAACAACAAATCATGCATGCTAAGGTCGATCCGCGCAGACGAACACAAATGCAGGATAACGTGCTGGATAGCCAGTTCAAGACCGTTCTCCCATTTCAAAAAATCCACGAACACATCGACACTTACGCTAAAGCTGAATGGGTCAATGATGAGGTAGTTCTGGGTAATGGCGATCTTTATCAAAAGCATATTCAATATCAGGCTGTAATTGATGGCCATGAGCTGACTTCACAAGTGTGGGCGCTGCGAAAAGAGACGGCACTGGATATTGTGACCTTGGATGGGGAGATCATCGCTTTTCTAACGCCGAATCGGTATGGCATAGAGCTGATTGTTAAAGCAGGATATGAGAAGCTGACGCCTCTTGTTGTCTATGATGATCCCCTTTTGTCCAAGCCAGAGTATGGTGTGAATGATTTGGGTACGGATCTGATCCCGATGCGCGATGGTGTGAGACTGGCTACGGATGTGTTTCTTCCTGAGGGTATTCAGCCGGGAACGAAGCTGCCGACGATTCTTGTAAGAACCTGTTATGACCGTAACGGGAAAAAAGAGATTTTTATGAGATGGGCCAACAAAGGTTATGCAGTGGTGTCACAGGACGTTAGAGGTCGGGCGGATTCGGAAGGGGAATTGATCCCTTTTTATAATGAACGGGATGATGGCTATGATACGATCGATTGGATTATCGCTCAGGAATGGTCAGATGGCAATGTTGGCATGTGGGGCGCGTCCTATCTGGGCTTTGTTGTTGTCTCGGCAGCGACCAGTGGGCACCCTAATCTGAAGGCTGTAGTGGATGAAGTGAACGTTGGCTCACCATTTGTAGATACGGCGCGTAAGGGTGGAACGCTTTGTTCTTGGCCACTTTTGTCTTGGACACTTGCGCAATCTGTGGGTACCCGGACGGATTTTGATATTTTTGGTGGGATTACGGTGAACCCAGAAGCAGCAGTGGATGCGAGACCGATTAAGGAAATTCCTCAGCAAATGATCGGCAAAGCATCAGGACCATGGGATCTTTGGAGCCAGCATCCGGAGTATGATGATTTCTGGAGAAACTGTACCTTTACAGAGCGTGGGGATCAGGTGCAGGTCCCTATGTATGTAATCTCAGGCTGGTATGACGGCGACAGCCCTGGTGTATCGGAGACTTGGAGAATGCTGACTGAGCATAATGTGCCGAACCGCAAAATCCGTCTGGGTGCATGGGAGCATGGGCCGAATCGAGCCAGAGACTATGAGGGTGTAAGCTTTGGCAATGATGCAGTGGTCTATGATTACGATGTTTCTGTACTGCGTTGGTTCGACCGCTACCTCAAAGGTATTCCGAATGGGATAGATCAGGAGCCTAGAGCCTCTTATTATGTCGTAGGTGAGAATCAATGGAGAACATCGGAGGATTGGACACCGGTTGAAGCTACAACTACGCCGTTCTACTTATCCAGTGGAGGCAGGGCAAATTCCGGACATGGAGATGGGAAGCTACTCTCAGCGCCAGAAGAGCATTCTCCAGAAGATACTTACGTCTATAACCCAAATGATCCAATGAATGATAGCGGTGAGCGAGAGCCTGAAAATTTGCGGAAGTACGAGCTGCGGAATGATATTCTTGTGTACACTAGTGAGGTGTTGACGGAAGAATTGACTATAGCTGGCGAATTGTCTGCTGTCATCTACGCGGCTAGCACAGGTAAGGATACGGATTGGGTAGTTACGCTTAGTGATGTGAATGAACAAGGAGACTCTATCCGGTTATCTAACTATATTGTCAGAGCTAAATATCGTCATGGGTTTGATGCACCAGAACTGCTCACGCCAGGCCAAGTGGAGGAATACGATATTTTCATGCCGAATATTGCCCATAGATTTGCGGTGGGACACCGAATTCGTTTCTCGATTACTTCGTCCAGTAAATTCGTTGCTTTCCCGAATACGAATACTGGTGGCAACCCGTATGAAGATACAGAGGCGATTACGGTTCTGCAGACTATTTACCATAATAGTAAGTATCCAAGCCATGTGAAGCTGCCGATAGTTCCTAACGCTTAG
- the ruvA gene encoding Holliday junction branch migration protein RuvA, whose amino-acid sequence MIDFLRGPVVHLESEYVVLDVQGVGYRVFCPNPYAFAKVEGPVMIYIHYQTREDATLLFGFPTREEQRLFRKLIEVSGIGPKVALGILTGGTPDQLISAIYQENITFLTKLPGIGKKTAQRMILDLKDKLDGLSMASMQTGLFAVPMEEAADGLAWQEARDALKGLGYTESELDRVWLAMKKEGAETGTVDVLMKKALGLLYIAK is encoded by the coding sequence ATGATAGATTTCTTAAGAGGACCCGTCGTTCATTTGGAGTCGGAATATGTGGTGCTTGATGTGCAGGGGGTAGGATACCGGGTGTTCTGCCCAAATCCTTATGCATTTGCTAAAGTAGAAGGGCCTGTCATGATCTATATTCATTATCAAACACGTGAGGATGCTACACTGCTGTTTGGGTTCCCGACTCGGGAGGAGCAAAGATTGTTCCGCAAGCTGATAGAGGTATCTGGCATCGGTCCAAAGGTTGCGCTCGGAATTCTGACAGGTGGAACACCAGATCAGTTGATCTCAGCAATCTATCAAGAGAATATTACCTTCCTAACAAAGCTGCCGGGCATTGGCAAGAAGACGGCGCAGCGGATGATCCTCGATTTGAAGGACAAGCTGGACGGACTCAGCATGGCTTCGATGCAAACCGGATTATTTGCAGTTCCAATGGAAGAAGCAGCGGATGGATTAGCTTGGCAAGAGGCTAGGGACGCCCTTAAAGGGCTGGGTTATACAGAGAGTGAATTGGACCGCGTATGGCTCGCTATGAAGAAAGAGGGAGCAGAGACAGGGACTGTAGATGTGCTGATGAAGAAAGCACTTGGGCTATTATATATTGCTAAGTAA
- the fabV gene encoding enoyl-ACP reductase FabV, whose amino-acid sequence MIIQPKTRGFICTTAHPEGCAKQIEQQIEYVKAQKKIEGPANVLVIGASTGYGLASRISAAFGAGANTIGVFFDKAAEGQRTASAGWYNSAAFEKQAAALGLKSHSIVGDAFSDAIKAKTIELIKAEYGTVDLIIYSVASPRRTHPVTGETFSSVIKPVGTAYSNKTLNFHTGEVSMTTIEPATEEEVRQTIAVMGGEDWRMWIDQLQEAGVLADGATTVAYSYIGPEITHPIYRDGTIGQAKHDLEQTAIQMNDLLASKGGRAFVSVNKALVTQSSSAIPVVPLYISALYEVMKEKELHENCIEQMYRLFSEHLYTDGDATADGSCLIRIDDWEMREDVQTEVMKRWDELTTENAADLADLEGYRQDFFNLFGFRTDGVDYEADIDPNVDIPNMY is encoded by the coding sequence ATGATTATTCAACCTAAAACACGCGGATTTATATGTACAACAGCACATCCAGAGGGATGCGCCAAACAAATAGAACAACAAATTGAATATGTAAAAGCACAAAAGAAAATTGAGGGACCCGCTAATGTACTTGTCATCGGTGCTTCCACCGGATACGGACTAGCTTCTAGAATTTCAGCCGCTTTTGGCGCTGGTGCGAACACCATCGGAGTTTTCTTCGACAAAGCAGCTGAAGGGCAACGTACAGCTTCTGCTGGTTGGTATAACTCCGCTGCATTTGAGAAGCAAGCAGCTGCACTCGGACTCAAATCACACAGTATTGTGGGAGATGCGTTCTCTGATGCTATCAAAGCTAAGACCATTGAACTCATCAAAGCTGAATATGGCACAGTGGATTTAATTATCTATAGCGTGGCTTCACCTCGTCGCACCCATCCGGTAACAGGAGAAACCTTCTCCTCCGTAATTAAGCCGGTTGGAACAGCTTATTCGAATAAAACCTTGAACTTCCATACAGGTGAAGTATCCATGACTACTATTGAGCCTGCTACAGAAGAGGAAGTACGTCAGACAATCGCTGTTATGGGCGGCGAGGACTGGAGAATGTGGATCGATCAGCTTCAAGAGGCTGGCGTGCTTGCAGATGGAGCTACTACAGTTGCATACTCCTACATTGGACCAGAGATCACCCATCCAATCTATCGCGATGGAACGATTGGCCAAGCCAAGCATGATTTGGAACAGACAGCGATCCAAATGAATGACCTGCTCGCATCAAAAGGCGGACGTGCCTTTGTATCCGTGAACAAAGCGCTTGTAACCCAATCCAGCTCCGCTATTCCTGTAGTGCCCCTTTATATCTCAGCACTTTATGAAGTGATGAAGGAAAAGGAGCTGCATGAGAACTGTATTGAACAAATGTACCGTTTGTTCTCTGAGCATCTTTACACTGATGGTGATGCTACTGCCGACGGAAGCTGCCTGATTCGTATTGACGACTGGGAAATGCGCGAAGATGTTCAGACTGAGGTTATGAAACGTTGGGATGAACTGACAACTGAGAATGCTGCCGACCTAGCTGATCTTGAAGGCTACCGCCAAGACTTCTTCAATCTATTTGGCTTTAGAACAGATGGTGTAGACTACGAAGCTGATATTGATCCGAATGTCGACATTCCTAATATGTACTAG
- the ruvC gene encoding crossover junction endodeoxyribonuclease RuvC has protein sequence MRILGIDPGLAIVGFGFVDKEGHKLTPVQYGCIQTEAHTPEEERLLHVYEGMGQLIDKYKPDAVAIEKLFFARNVTTALPVAQARGVTILAAVQRGLPVSEYTPMMVKQAVVGYGKAEKRQVQEMVKLLLKLSAIPKPDDVADALAVAVCHAHSSSLNSKLNEVLRK, from the coding sequence TTGCGCATTTTGGGAATCGATCCAGGGCTGGCGATTGTCGGTTTTGGCTTTGTGGATAAGGAAGGTCATAAGTTGACCCCAGTCCAATATGGTTGTATTCAGACTGAGGCTCATACGCCTGAAGAAGAACGTCTGCTGCATGTCTATGAAGGCATGGGTCAGCTCATTGATAAATATAAGCCTGATGCTGTAGCGATAGAGAAGTTATTCTTCGCACGCAATGTAACGACAGCATTGCCGGTAGCGCAGGCACGCGGAGTGACGATATTAGCTGCAGTGCAGCGCGGTCTACCCGTCTCGGAATATACACCTATGATGGTGAAGCAGGCTGTTGTTGGTTATGGTAAGGCAGAGAAGCGGCAGGTACAGGAAATGGTGAAGCTGTTATTGAAATTATCGGCGATCCCTAAACCGGATGATGTAGCGGATGCACTGGCGGTAGCGGTTTGTCATGCCCATTCGAGCAGTCTTAATTCTAAATTAAATGAGGTATTGCGAAAATGA
- a CDS encoding aldo/keto reductase has translation MADQITLGRTNLQVSPLGLGANAVGGHNLFPGLNDETGRNIVRSALDHGINFIDTAFIYGPGRSEELIGEVLRERGGRDNVVIATKGAHKIIGDKTTIDNSPAFLRQSVEDSLKRLQTDYIDLYYIHFPDESTPKDEAVGELKKLKEEGKIRAIGVSNFSIEQLREANKDGHVDVLQSHYNLLHRDAEKDLLPYTQEHGISFVPYFPLASGLLGGKYKQGDTFSDIRKNDPLFQGETFAKNLEKVDKVRQIANAKGLEVAHVVLAWYLTVPSIDALIPGAKRPEQIVSNLETLKVQLTPEEIKAIDSIFKA, from the coding sequence ATGGCTGATCAAATAACTTTAGGTAGAACAAATTTACAAGTATCCCCTCTCGGACTTGGTGCTAATGCTGTTGGTGGGCATAATTTATTTCCCGGCTTAAATGATGAGACCGGTAGAAATATCGTTCGCAGCGCTCTTGATCATGGGATCAATTTCATTGATACAGCCTTTATCTATGGTCCAGGAAGATCCGAGGAACTGATTGGAGAAGTGCTGAGAGAAAGAGGCGGCCGTGACAATGTGGTCATTGCTACTAAAGGCGCGCACAAGATTATTGGTGATAAGACTACAATCGACAACTCTCCTGCTTTTCTAAGACAGTCTGTGGAAGACAGCTTGAAACGCCTGCAGACCGATTATATCGATCTTTACTATATTCATTTCCCTGATGAAAGCACACCTAAGGATGAAGCTGTTGGTGAGCTTAAGAAACTGAAAGAGGAAGGAAAGATCAGAGCTATCGGTGTATCCAATTTCTCCATTGAACAGCTGAGAGAAGCTAACAAGGACGGGCATGTGGATGTCCTCCAATCCCATTACAATCTGCTGCACCGTGATGCGGAGAAGGATCTGCTCCCTTACACGCAGGAGCATGGCATTTCTTTCGTTCCTTACTTCCCACTCGCGTCCGGCCTGCTTGGCGGCAAATATAAGCAAGGCGATACGTTCAGCGACATTAGAAAGAACGACCCACTGTTCCAAGGGGAGACGTTTGCCAAGAACCTAGAGAAAGTGGATAAGGTACGCCAAATTGCCAATGCCAAAGGTCTTGAAGTCGCTCATGTGGTGCTTGCATGGTACCTAACTGTACCTTCCATCGACGCACTTATTCCTGGAGCTAAACGTCCGGAGCAGATCGTATCGAATCTGGAAACGTTGAAGGTTCAGCTTACACCAGAAGAGATCAAAGCCATTGATTCAATCTTTAAGGCGTAA